Proteins from a genomic interval of Cheilinus undulatus linkage group 15, ASM1832078v1, whole genome shotgun sequence:
- the lrrc3 gene encoding leucine-rich repeat-containing protein 3: protein MQIFVGHDKPTKPPICHGFALFWGLVFGLFMKSAPVKACPSTCHCIEKSGMTVVQCMSRNLEKIPPDLPRDTVVLLLASNHITHIPNYAFKDLHYLQELDLSNNDIETVDVGAFQGVSDSLLVLDLSNNHIQSVPKEAFARLRAKISFSNNPWHCECTLQEVLRELRLDPETVNEVICHTAVQEEYAGKPLIQVLDSGINFCNFHHKTTDVAMFVTMFGWFTMVIAYVIYYVRHNQEDARRHLEYLKSLPSSSQISKDFDTISTVL, encoded by the coding sequence ATGCAGATCTTTGTGGGGCATGATAAGCCCACGAAGCCCCCCATCTGTCATGGCTTTGCCCTCTTCTGGGGCCTGGTCTTTGGTTTATTCATGAAAAGTGCACCAGTGAAGGCTTGCCCCAGCACTTGTCACTGTATAGAGAAGAGTGGAATGACAGTGGTTCAATGTATGTCTCGCAATTTGGAGAAGATCCCACCAGATCTACCAAGGGACACAGTTGTGCTACTGTTGGCCTCCAACCACATCACCCACATCCCCAACTACGCCTTCAAAGACCTGCACTACCTTCAGGAGCTGGACCTGTCCAACAATGACATTGAAACAGTGGATGTTGGGGCATTTCAAGGTGTTTCTGACAGCCTCCTTGTCCTGGATCTATCAAACAATCACATCCAAAGTGTCCCTAAAGAGGCATTTGCCCGTCTTCGAGCGAAAATCAGCTTCTCCAACAACCCGTGGCACTGCGAGTGCACGCTGCAGGAGGTCCTGAGGGAGCTGCGTCTGGACCCAGAGACGGTGAACGAGGTGATCTGTCACACGGCAGTGCAGGAGGAATATGCAGGCAAACCGTTAATCCAGGTGCTGGACTCAGGGATCAACTTCTGTAACTTTCACCACAAGACCACAGATGTAGCCATGTTTGTCACCATGTTTGGATGGTTCACCATGGTGATTGCATATGTGATCTATTATGTAAGACACAATCAGGAGGATGCCAGGCGGCACCTGGAGTACCTAAAGTCACTGCCCAGCAGCTCTCAGATCAGCAAGGACTTTGACACCATCAGCACTGTTCTCTAG